A part of Anolis sagrei isolate rAnoSag1 chromosome 3, rAnoSag1.mat, whole genome shotgun sequence genomic DNA contains:
- the LOC132772379 gene encoding zinc finger protein 420-like isoform X2, with translation MEEEASKYLECGTSFTWRDHLQQHERTYTGEKPYKCLECGKTFAQSSALHSHQRTHTGEEPYTCLECGKSFTHSSSLRLHQRTHTGEKPYTCPECGQNFAYSSDLYSHQRTHTGEKPYTCLECGQSFAKSSNLHLHQRTHTGEKPYTCLECGKSFANSSNLRLHQRTHTGEKPYTCLECGKSFTQRAALYPHQRTHTGEKPYTCLECGQSFSMRGNLDTHQRTHTGEKPYTCFECGQSFSRRGNLCSHQRTHTGEKPYKCLECGQSFTSSSSLRSHQRTHTGEKPFTCLECGQVFSKSQNLRSHQRTHTGEKPYTCLECGQSFTQNGSLQKHQRTHTGEKPYTCLECGKCFTHNSSLHSHKRIHTGEKPYTCLECGKSFTYNSDLHSHERTHTGEKPYTCLECGKSFYKSGNLCSHQRIHSGEKPFKCLECGQSFTQNGSLRSHQWTHAGEKPYKCLECGQSFTQSSSLRLHQKTHTGEKPYQCLDCGQTFTQSSSLCSHQRTHTGERPYKCLECGQSFTEKGNLRRHQRTHTGEKPYKCLECGQCFSQNVSLHRHQDSHRHQKSHTGE, from the coding sequence ATGGAGGAGGAAGCATCTAAATACCTAGAGTGTGGGACGAGTTTCACTTGGAGGGATCATCTCCAGCAGCATGAAAGAACttacactggagagaaaccctataaatgcctggagtgtgggaagaccTTCGCTCAAAGTTCAgctctacattcacatcaaaggactcacactggggaggaaccctatacatgccttgagtgtgggaagagctttactcatagttcaagtctacgtttgcatcaaaggactcacactggcgagaaaccctatacatgcccagAGTGTGGGCAGAACTTTGCTTATAGTTCAGATCtatattcacatcaaaggactcacactggggaaaaaccctatacgtGCCTGGAATGTGGTCAGAGCTTTGCTAAGAGTTCAAATCTACatttgcatcaaaggactcacactggggagaaaccttatacgtGCCTTgagtgcggaaagagctttgCTAACAGTTCAAATCTACGTTTGCATCAAAGGacacatactggggagaaaccctatacatgcctggagtgtgggaagagcttcactcagagggcAGCTCTGTAtccacatcaaaggactcacactggggagaaaccctatacatgcttggAATGTGGGCAGAGCTTCTCTATGCGTGGAAATCTAGatacacatcaaaggactcacactggggagaaaccatatacatGCTTTGAATGTGGGCAGAGCTTCTCTAGGCGTGGAAACctatgttcacatcaaaggactcacactggggagaaaccttataaatgcctcgagtgtggacagagtttcacttctagttcaagtctacgttcacatcaaaggactcacactggggagaaaccctttacatgcctggagtgtggacaggtCTTCTCCAAGAGTcaaaatctacgttcacatcaaaggactcacactggggagaaaccctatacatgtctggagtgtgggcagagttTCACTCAGAATGGAAGTCTACAGAAACACCAAAGGACtcatacaggagagaaaccctatacgtgcctggagtgtggaaagtgcTTCACTCATAATTCAAGTCTACATTCACATAAACGcattcacactggggaaaaaccctatacatgcctggagtgtgggaagagcttcacttATAATTCAGATCTTcattcacatgaaaggactcacactggggagaaaccctatacatgtctggagtgtggaaagagtttctatAAGAGTGGAAATCTATGTTCGCATCAAAGGATTCactctggggagaaaccctttaaatgcttggagtgtggacagagtttcactcagaatggaagtctacgttcacatcaatgGACTCAtgctggggagaagccctataaatgcctggagtgtggacagagcttcactcagagttcaagtcTACGCTTACATCagaagactcacactggggagaaaccctatcaatgcCTAGACTGTGGACAGaccttcactcagagttcaagtctatgttcacatcaaaggactcacactggggagagaccctataaatgcctggagtgtggacagagcttcactgagaaaggaaatctacgtagacatcaaaggactcacactggggagaaaccttataaatgcctcgAGTGTGGACAGTGCTTCTCTCAGAATGTaagtctacatagacatcaagaTTCACATAGACATCAGAAGAGTCACACTGGGGAGTAA